A region of the Azospirillum lipoferum 4B genome:
CCGGAACAGATCGCCTACATCGTCAACCACGCCGAAGACCGGCTGCTGTTCACCGACCTGACCTTCGTTCCGCTGCTGGAGGGCATCGCCCAGGAGCTGAGCGGGCTGAAGGGCATCGTCGTGATGACCGACCGGGCCAACATGCCGGAATCCACCCTGCCCGGCCTGATGTGCTACGAGGATCTGCTGGCCGACCAGCCCGGCAGCTTCGACTGGCCGGATCTCGACGAGAACACGGCCTGCGGCATGTGCTACACCTCCGGCACCACCGGCAACCCGAAGGGCGTGCTGTACAGCCACCGCTCCTCCTACCTGCACGCGATGGCCGCCTGTATGCCGGACGTGTTCGGCCTGTCGGCCTCGGACGTGGTCCTGCCGGTGGTGCCGATGTTCCACGTCAACGCCTGGGGCATACCCTATGCCGCGCCGATGGTCGGCGCCAAGCTGGTCTTCCCCGGCGGCAAGCTGGACGGCGCCAGCCTGTACGAGCTGTTCGAGGCCGAGACGGTCACCAACACCGCCGGCGTGCCGACGGTCTGGCTCGCCCTGCTGAACTGGCTGGACGCGAACAGGAAGACGCTGACCAGCATGCGCCGCATCGCCATCGGCGGCTCCGCCTGCCCGCCGGTGATGATCCAGCGCTTCCGCGAGATGGGGGTGGAGGTGCTGCATGCCTGGGGCATGACGGAAACCAGCCCGCTCGGCCTCGCCAACATGCCGAAGAGCAAGCATGCGGGGCTGAGCGCCGACGAAGCGCTGGCGCTGGCCGCGAAGCAGGGGCGGCCGATCTGCGGCGTGCGGTTCCGCGTCGTCGACGGCTCGGGCAACGACGTGGCACGCGACGGCACCAGCTTCGGCCGGCTGCTGGTGCGCGGCTCCACCGTCTGCTCCGGCTATTTCGGCGTGACGGAAAGCCCGGCGCACCAGATGGTTCCGGGCTGGTTCGAGACCGGCGACGTGGTGACGATGGACGCCGACGGCTATGTCCAGATCGTCGACCGCACCAAGGACGTCATCAAGTCCGGCGGCGAGTGGATCAGCTCCATCGACCTGGAGAACATCGCCGTCGGCCATCCGGGTGTGCAGGAGGCCGCCGCCGTCGCCGTTCCCGACGAGAAATGGGGCGAACGCCCGGTGCTGGTCGTGGTGCGCAAGCCCGACTCGGCCCTGACCCGCGAGGAGCTGCTGGCGGTCTTCGAGGGCAAGGTCGCGAAGTGGTGCATCCCCGACGACGTCCGTTTCGTCGACGGCCTGCCCCACACCGCCACCGGCAAGCTGCTGAAGAGCGAGATCCGCCACATGGTGACCGGCCCCGAGGGGGTGTGATCCAGAAAAATGGGCCGGACGGCATGAACCGTCCGGCCCAGTGTCCTCGCGGGAGTGGCAAGGACGACGCACCCGAGGGAGGAGCGCGCAACCAAGGTCAATCTACCGGCAGACGGTTGAGGCTACTTGTTCGTCTGCGTCACAATGTCTCGAATTCACGCCATCGAGGCTTTTTCAGCGATCGGACCGCACCCGCTCCACGGCGTCGCGCCAGCCGTCATAGAGGCGGTCGCGCTTGCCCTGTTCCATGCGCGGGTCGAAGCGGCGCTCGCTGCCCCAGGCGTCGGAAACCGACTCCAGCCCGTTGAACACGCCGACCCGCAGCGCCGCAAGGCAGGCGGCGCCCAGCGCCGTGGTCTCGATCACCTTCGGGCGCTCCACCGGCATGTTCAGCAGGTCGGCCAGGAATTGGCAGAGCCAGTCGTTGGCGGCCATGCCGCCGTCGACGCGCAGCGCATTGATGGTGCCGCCCCAATCGCCCGCCATCGCCTCCATCAGGTCGCGGGTCTGGTAGGCGACGGCCTCCAGCGCCGCGCGGGCGATGTGGGCCGGGCCGACGTCCAGCGTCATGCCGAAGATCGCGGCGCGGGCCTCCGAATCCCAGTGCGGCGCGCCCAAGCCCACGAAGGCCGGGACGAAATAGACGCCGTGGCTGTCGGGCACGCGGGTGGCCATGTCGTCGGTCTGGCTGGCGTGGGTGATGATGCCGATGCCGTCGCGCAGCCACTTGATCGCGGCTCCCGCCACGAAGATCGAGCCTTCCTGCGCATAGGCCGCCTTGCCGTTCAGACGGTAGGCGACCGTGGTCAGCAGCCGGTTCTTCGACACCACCGGCGTCTCGCCGGTGTTGATCAGCGCGAAGCAACCGGTGCCGTAGGTCGATTTCGCCATGCCCGGCGTCAGGCAGGCTTGTCCGAAAGCCGCCGCCTGCTGGTCGCCCGCCACGCCGGCGATGGGGATCGGCCGGCCGAGCAGCTCCGGATCGGTCTCACCGAAATCGTCGGAGCTGTCGAGCACCCGCGGCAGCATGGCGCGCGGCACACGGAACAGCCTCAGCAGCTCGTCGTCCCAATCCTGGGCATGGATGTCGAACAGCATGGTGCGCGAGGCGTTGGTCGCGTCGGTCGCATGCACCCGGCGGCCGGTCAGGTGGTAGATCAGGAAACTGTCGATGGTGCCGAAGCACAGCTCGCCCCGCTCGGCCCGCGCGCGGGCGCCCGGCACATGGTCGATAATCCAGGCGATCTTGGTGGCGGAGAAATAGGCGTCGATCAGCAGGCCGGTCTTGGAACGCACCAGTTCGGCATGGCCGTCGGCAACCAGATCGTGGCAGAGCGGCGCGGTGCGGCGGTCCTGCCAGACGATGGCGCGGTGGATCGGCTCGCCGGTCGCGCGGTCCCACACCACGGCGGTTTCGCGCTGGTTGGTGATGCCGATGGCGGCGATGGATGCCACATCGATTCCGGCATTCTCCACCGCCCCGCGCGCCACGGCGCGGACATCGCGCAGGATGTCGGACGGATCATGCTCGACCCAGCCGTCGCCGGGGTAATGCTGCGGAAACTCGCGCCGCGCCTCGGCCAGCGGCCTCCCCCGGCCGTCGAACAGGATCGCCCGCGACGAGGTGGTGCCCTGGTCGATGGCGAGGATGTGACCGGCCTTGCTCATGGTGCGTGTCCCCCAATTATCCAATTTTCGCGCGTCTCCCCCTCTCCCCCCGGGGAGAGGGGATATTCAGGAAAACAAGAATGGGGCGACGGCGTGCCGCCGCCCCAAGGTTCACTCCCGGCGCAACCAGGACGTCAGCCGGGAGGGAGAACCATGGACCGCACCCGTCGTTACTGGGCGCGGCCTTCCTTCCAGGCCTTCAGCAGGTCGTCATAGGCGATGGTCTGACCCTTGGGCTTCTCGTTGTCGAGCTTGGCCTTCGGGGCGCCGGGGGCGGCGAACCACTCCTTGGCGTCCTTCTTCGGGTTCAGCTTGGGCGCGCACTCGCCACCGATGTTGGCGCGCTCCATGCGGGCCAGCACCTGCTCCATCTGCTCGGCGAGATTGTCCATCGCCTGCTGCGGGGTGCGCTCACCCGTCACGGCTTCGGCGATGTTCTGCCACCACAGCGGGGCCAGCTTCGGATAGTCCGGCACGTTGGTGCCGGTCGGGGTCCAGGAAACGCGGGCCGGGCTGCGGTAGAACTCGACCAGACCGCCCAGCTTCGGAGCAACCTGGGTCATCGCCTCGGACCGGATGTCGCTGTCGCGGATCGGCGTCAGGCCGACCAGGGTCTTCTTCAGCGACGCGGTCTTCGACACGGTGAACTGGGCGTAGAGCCAGGCGGCCTTGCGACGCTCGGCCGGGGTGGACTTCAGCAGCGTCCAGGACCCGACGTCCTGGTAGCCGAGCTTCATGCCCTGCTCCCAGTAGGGCCCGCGCGGCGAGGGGGCCATGCGCCATTTCGGCGTGCCGTCGGCATTGACCACCGGCAGGCCCGCCTTGGTCATGTCGGCGGTGAAGGCGGTGTACCAGAAGATCTGCTGGGCGACCGCGCCCTGGGCCGGCACCGGGCCGGCTTCGGAGAAGGTCATGCCCGAGGCTTCCGGCGGGGCGTACTTCTTCAGCCAGTCGATGTATTTGGTCAGCGAATAGACGGCAGCCGGGCCGTTGGTATCGCCGCCGCGCGCGACCGAGGCGCCGGACGGACGGCAGCCCTCGACGCGGAGGCCCCACTCGTCCACCGGCTTGCCGTTCGGCAGGCCCTTGTCGCCGGCGCCGGCCATCGACAGCCACGCATCGGTGAAGCGCCAGCCGAGCGACGGATCCTTCTTGCCGTAATCCATGTGACCGTAGACGCGGACGCCGTCGATCTCCTTCACGTCGTTGGTGAAGAACTCGGCGATGTCCTCATAGGCCGACCAGTCGAGCGGGACGCCCAGATCGTAGCCGTACTTGGCCTTGAACTTCTCCTTCAGGTCGGGACGGGCGAACCAGTCGGCACGGAACCAGTAGAGGTTGGCGAACTGCTGGTCGGGCAGCTGGTAGAGCTTGCCGTCCGGGCCGGTGGTGAAGCTGGTGCCGATGAAATCCTTGAGATCCAGCGTCGGCAGGGTGACGTCCTTGCCCTCGCCCGTCATGAAGTCGGACAGGGCGACCGCCTGGCCGTAGCGGACATGGGTGCCGATCAGGTCGCTGTCGTTGACGTAGGCGTCATAGACGTTGCGCCCCGACTGCATCTGCGTCTGCAGCTTCTCGATGACGTCGCCTTCCTGGATCAGGTCGTGCTTCAGCTTGATGCCGGTCAGCTCGCTGAACAGTTTGGCCAGAGTCTTCGATTCATATTCGTGCGTGGTGATGGTTTCGGAGACGACGTTGATCTCCATGCCCTTGTAGGGCTCGGCCGCCTTCACGAACCATTCCAGCTCCTTCATCTGCTCGTCCTTGGACAGCGTGGAGGGCTGGAGTTCCTCGATGATGCGCTTGGCGACGGCTTCCTGTTCCGGCGTCATGGCGGCGGACGGCGCCGCCGACCCCATCGCCATCAGAACGCCGATGCCGCCGGCCATCACCGCGCCGGACAGACGGCGCCGCAGAGTCTGGTGCTGAAGCATGGTTCCTCCCACTTGATCGACTTGATGTCGGGTTGACGTTTCGTATTGCTCTTAACGGCGGGAACACCCGCTCTTCCCGTCATCTGCCGCCTTGGCGGCAGTGACGCATTCCGTTTCCCCTCCCTTAACCCTGCCATTGCCCCTTCCCCGACCCTCCCCCGCTGAAGCGGGAGCGGGAGCCTTGCGGAAGGGCGGCGGCAGTCCCCTCCACCGCCAGAGGCGGGGGAGGGTTAGGGAGGGGGCGATGTACTGTACCTCCTCCCTCAGCCGAACCGGATCACCAGTGCGATCCACGCGAGCGAGACCGCGAAGGCGCCCCACAGCGACATGTCGGTCGCAGCGAGCCAGCCCAGATGGATGAAGGCGCTGCTGAGCAGGCCGATGAACAGCCGGTCGCCGCGGGTGGTGCGCATCGGCAGGAAGCCCTTGGCCTCCACCGTCGGCGACATCACCTCCCACACCGTCATGCCGGCCAGCATCAAAGCGATGCAGAGGAAGAAGATCGCGGTCGGCGCGGTCCACGCCATCCATTCCATGTCCATGACGCGGGGCCTCCCTTAGACGCGACCCAGGGCGAAGCCCTTGGCGATGTAGTTGCGGACGAACCAGATCACCAGCGCGCCCGGCAGGATGGTCAGCACGCCGGCGGCGGCCAGCAATCCCCAGTCCATGCCAGACGCGCTGACGGTGCGGGTCATGGTGGCGGCGATCGGCTTGGCATCGACCGAGGTCAGCGTGCGGGCCAGCAGCAGCTCCACCCAGCTGAACATGAAGCAGAAGAAGGCGGTGACGCCGACCCCGGCCCGGATCATCGGCAGGAAGACCGTGCCGAAGAAGCGCGGGAAGCTGTAGCCGTCGATGTAGGCCATCTCGTCCATCTCGCGCGGCACGCCGGACATGAAGCCTTCCAGGATCCAGACCGCCAGCGGCACATTGAACAGGCAGTGGGCCAGCGCCACCGCGATGTGCGTGTCGAACAGCCCGACCGTCTGGTAGAGCTGGAAGAAGGGCAGCAGGAACACGGCCGGCGGCGCCATCTTGTTGGTCAGCAGCCAGAAGAAGACGTGCTTGTCGCCGATGAAGCGGTAGCGCGAGAAGGCATAGGCCGCCGGCAGAGCCACCGACAGCGAGATGATGGTGTTCAGCGTCACATAATAGATCGAGTTGATGTAGCCGCTGTACCAGCTGGGATCGGTGAAGATGACCGCGTAATTGCGCAGCGTCGGGTTGTGCGGATACAACGTCAGGCCCGACAGGATCTCCTCGTTCGTCTTGAAGGACATGTTGACCATCCAGTAGATGGGCAGCATGAGGAAGACGATGTAGCAGACCAGAATGATCGTTCTTTTCGATACCCCCGCCGAGGAACGGCGGATGTTGGCCGGCGCCGACAGCGAACCGGGAGCGAGAACCGCGGCCTTGCTCATTTCTTCTCTCCCTCGCCGGTGCGGGTGATGATGGTGTAGAAGATGAAGCTGAACAGCAGCACGATCAGGAAGTAGACGATGGAGAAGGCCGCGGCCTTGCCGATGTCGAACTGACCCACCGCCATCTGCGTCAGATACTGGCTGAGGAAGGTGGTGGAGTTGCCGGGACCGCCGCCGGTCAGCACGAAGGGCTCGGTGTAGATCATGAAGCTGTCCATGAAGCGCAGCAGAACCGCGATGATCAGGACGCCGCGCATCTTCGGCAGCTGGATGTAACGGAACACCGCCCATTTCGACGCGCCATCGATCTTGGCCGCCTGATAGAAGGCCGGCGGGATCGACTGCAGGCCGGCGTAGCACAGCAGCGCCACCAGGCTGGTCCAGTGCCAGACGTCCATGACCAGCACGGTCAGCCAGGCGTCCAGCGAGTTGTTGGTGTAGTTGTACTCGATGCCGATGGCGCGGAAGGTGGCGCCCAG
Encoded here:
- a CDS encoding carbohydrate ABC transporter permease, whose product is MLPIYWMVNMSFKTNEEILSGLTLYPHNPTLRNYAVIFTDPSWYSGYINSIYYVTLNTIISLSVALPAAYAFSRYRFIGDKHVFFWLLTNKMAPPAVFLLPFFQLYQTVGLFDTHIAVALAHCLFNVPLAVWILEGFMSGVPREMDEMAYIDGYSFPRFFGTVFLPMIRAGVGVTAFFCFMFSWVELLLARTLTSVDAKPIAATMTRTVSASGMDWGLLAAAGVLTILPGALVIWFVRNYIAKGFALGRV
- the glpK gene encoding glycerol kinase GlpK; protein product: MSKAGHILAIDQGTTSSRAILFDGRGRPLAEARREFPQHYPGDGWVEHDPSDILRDVRAVARGAVENAGIDVASIAAIGITNQRETAVVWDRATGEPIHRAIVWQDRRTAPLCHDLVADGHAELVRSKTGLLIDAYFSATKIAWIIDHVPGARARAERGELCFGTIDSFLIYHLTGRRVHATDATNASRTMLFDIHAQDWDDELLRLFRVPRAMLPRVLDSSDDFGETDPELLGRPIPIAGVAGDQQAAAFGQACLTPGMAKSTYGTGCFALINTGETPVVSKNRLLTTVAYRLNGKAAYAQEGSIFVAGAAIKWLRDGIGIITHASQTDDMATRVPDSHGVYFVPAFVGLGAPHWDSEARAAIFGMTLDVGPAHIARAALEAVAYQTRDLMEAMAGDWGGTINALRVDGGMAANDWLCQFLADLLNMPVERPKVIETTALGAACLAALRVGVFNGLESVSDAWGSERRFDPRMEQGKRDRLYDGWRDAVERVRSDR
- a CDS encoding 3-(methylthio)propionyl-CoA ligase, with product MLRGMMMNEPLLVTSILRHAALYHADTEIVSRTTEGPIHRYTYADAWVRAQKLANALAALGMQPGDRIGTLAWNGYRHLECYYGIGGSGMVCHTINPRLFPEQIAYIVNHAEDRLLFTDLTFVPLLEGIAQELSGLKGIVVMTDRANMPESTLPGLMCYEDLLADQPGSFDWPDLDENTACGMCYTSGTTGNPKGVLYSHRSSYLHAMAACMPDVFGLSASDVVLPVVPMFHVNAWGIPYAAPMVGAKLVFPGGKLDGASLYELFEAETVTNTAGVPTVWLALLNWLDANRKTLTSMRRIAIGGSACPPVMIQRFREMGVEVLHAWGMTETSPLGLANMPKSKHAGLSADEALALAAKQGRPICGVRFRVVDGSGNDVARDGTSFGRLLVRGSTVCSGYFGVTESPAHQMVPGWFETGDVVTMDADGYVQIVDRTKDVIKSGGEWISSIDLENIAVGHPGVQEAAAVAVPDEKWGERPVLVVVRKPDSALTREELLAVFEGKVAKWCIPDDVRFVDGLPHTATGKLLKSEIRHMVTGPEGV
- a CDS encoding ABC transporter substrate-binding protein, which translates into the protein MLQHQTLRRRLSGAVMAGGIGVLMAMGSAAPSAAMTPEQEAVAKRIIEELQPSTLSKDEQMKELEWFVKAAEPYKGMEINVVSETITTHEYESKTLAKLFSELTGIKLKHDLIQEGDVIEKLQTQMQSGRNVYDAYVNDSDLIGTHVRYGQAVALSDFMTGEGKDVTLPTLDLKDFIGTSFTTGPDGKLYQLPDQQFANLYWFRADWFARPDLKEKFKAKYGYDLGVPLDWSAYEDIAEFFTNDVKEIDGVRVYGHMDYGKKDPSLGWRFTDAWLSMAGAGDKGLPNGKPVDEWGLRVEGCRPSGASVARGGDTNGPAAVYSLTKYIDWLKKYAPPEASGMTFSEAGPVPAQGAVAQQIFWYTAFTADMTKAGLPVVNADGTPKWRMAPSPRGPYWEQGMKLGYQDVGSWTLLKSTPAERRKAAWLYAQFTVSKTASLKKTLVGLTPIRDSDIRSEAMTQVAPKLGGLVEFYRSPARVSWTPTGTNVPDYPKLAPLWWQNIAEAVTGERTPQQAMDNLAEQMEQVLARMERANIGGECAPKLNPKKDAKEWFAAPGAPKAKLDNEKPKGQTIAYDDLLKAWKEGRAQ
- a CDS encoding DUF2160 domain-containing protein, producing the protein MEWMAWTAPTAIFFLCIALMLAGMTVWEVMSPTVEAKGFLPMRTTRGDRLFIGLLSSAFIHLGWLAATDMSLWGAFAVSLAWIALVIRFG
- a CDS encoding carbohydrate ABC transporter permease, producing MDKVHDNRAWFLIIPVFLIVAFSAVIPLMTVVNYSVQEIFGPGQTFFVGTEWFEVVLADERLHDALVRQIVYSLAVLAIEIPLGILIALGMPGGRSAKTSLTLVLLALPLLIPFNVVGTIWQIFGRGDIGLLGATFRAIGIEYNYTNNSLDAWLTVLVMDVWHWTSLVALLCYAGLQSIPPAFYQAAKIDGASKWAVFRYIQLPKMRGVLIIAVLLRFMDSFMIYTEPFVLTGGGPGNSTTFLSQYLTQMAVGQFDIGKAAAFSIVYFLIVLLFSFIFYTIITRTGEGEKK